ATACTGAACCAATATTCATTTGCAGTGTTTTTATTTAATGACCTAACCGTAAGGTCTTTAGCGCTGTACTTTCGTTATGAAATGCTCTTTATTGATATTAGCTATTGGTGTGAATTAACCTTTAGTCAGGTATTAGATTGAGTAATAAGGATATGTATTGTGTGGTTTGATACTCATTGCCATTTAGACTTCGATTGCTTTCAAAATGATTGGCAGAATTATCTGCAAAAGTTCGAGCAAGCCCAGGTGACGCGTTTTTTAGTGCCTTCGATAGGCAGTAATAACTGGGGTCAGGTTTTAGAATTGGCGCAACAACCGAAAATACTGGCAGGGGTTGGGATTCACCCTCAGCGGGTATTGGCTATTTATAAGTCGATTGAAGAGTTGCATCACGAGTGCCAATTATTGGCTGCGTTTATTGAAAGCCATGGCGCTAATATAGCGGCGATTGGAGAGTGTGGCTTAGATAAGCGATATAAGGAGTGTCTTGATAAGCAGGTAGAGGTATTTGAGTTTCAGTTGCAGTTGGCGAGCCTACACAATAAACCTATCGTTGTTCATTCAGTAAAACAGCATCATCAAGTGCTCTCATTACTCAACAAGCATACGGGGGTTAAAGGTGTGATTCACGGTTTTAGTGGTAACTATCAGCAAGCCAAAGCCTTCTATGATATCGGAATGAAACTAGGGGTAGGCAGTGTGATTACCCGCCCAAGTGCGCACCGCACAAGGGATGCACTTGCTCGATTACCTCTAGATGCATTGGTGCTTGAGACTGATGCACCTGACATGCCGTTACATGGTTATGAAGGAGGGACTAACTCGCCACATTATTTACCTCACATTTTCCTGCAACTTGTAAAGATACGTAGTGAAAACACTTCTATACTAGCAAAGCACCTTTGGCGCAATAGTAATCAATTATTTGCAAGCTTATGATTGGATTGGTTGTTTATTAGTCAGTATTTTGATTTGAATGTGACTTAGATCGGATTTGATTTAAACGTTTGCGTATGAAACATCATAAAAGCGTGATCTATGCTTTACCTTGTCGTTTTGGGTTGGGTATAATCACGCCCGTTTTATACATAACTTTTTTTTACAATTTTATAAGGAAGCCATAAACCATGAGCCTGTTTATGAGCCTAGTGGGCATGATCGTACTGATATTGATTGCAGTACTTCTATCAGACAACCGCAAAGCTATTAATATTCGCACTGTAGCTGGTGCATTTGCTATCCAGTTTGCGCTGGGTGCATTCGTACTTTACGTACCTTGGGGTAAAGACTTACTGAAAAGCGTTTCAGATGGTGTTTCAAGTGTAATTGACTACGGTGCTGACGGGACTTCTTTCCTATTTGGCGGCCTTGTTTCAGACAAAATGTTTGAAGTGTTCGGTGGCGGTGGCTTTATTTTCGCATTCCGTGTATTGCCTACACTTATCTTCTTCTCTGCACTAATTTCTGTACTTTATTACTTAGGTATTATGCAGTGGGTTATCCGCATTCTTGGTGGTGGCTTGCAAAAAGCCCTAGGTACTTCTCGTGCTGAATCAATGTCAGCGGCAGCAAACATCTTTGTTGGTCAAACAGAAGCGCCATTGGTAGTGCGTCCGTTTGTGCCACGTATGACTCAATCTGAGTTGTTTGCCATTATGTGTGGTGGTCTTGCTTCTATTGCTGGTGGTGTATTAGCGGGTTACGCATCTATGGGTGTGCCAATTGAATACCTAGTAGCGGCATCATTTATGGCTGCACCTGGCGGTCTATTGTTTGCAAAAATCATGAAGCCAGAAACAGATGAGCCGATTGAACAATTGGCTGATACTTCAGTTGAAGGCGAAGATAAACCAGCTAACGTAATCGATGCGGCTGCTGGCGGTGCATCTGCTGGTCTGCAACTTGCTCTAAACGTTGGCGCAATGTTGATTGCGTTTATCGGTCTAATTGCACTTGTAAACGGTTTACTTGGTGGCATCGGCGGTTGGTTTGGTTTTGAGCACTTAACCTTAGAATCTATCCTTGGTTGGTTGTTCTCTCCTTTAGCATTCCTTATCGGTGTTCCTTGGTCTGAAGCTAAAGTTGCTGGTGAGTTTATCGGTCTTAAAACCGTAGCTAACGAATTTGTTGCTTATGCGCAATTTGCACCTTACCTAGGTGATGCGGCTCCTGCTGTTCTTAGTGAGAAAACAAAAGCAATCATCTCTTTTGCTCTTTGTGGCTTTGCTAACTTATCATCAATCGCAATTCTACTTGGTGGTCTAGGTGGTATTGCACCTAAGCGTCGTGCTGAGATTGCTCGTATGGGTATTAAAGCTGTAATTGCAGGTACATTGTCTAACCTTATGGCCGCAACTATTGCTGGATTCTTCTTATCTTTCTAAGGGCTGAATAGCCAAGCTTAGAACCTTAAGACTTAAAGCGCTCCGTTGTTAGACATCGGGGCGCTTTTATTTGCAAGGATAAATCACCTTGCTTGGTGTTTTTGAGATGCAAAACGTTTGCTTTTATCGTCTATATTACGAAGGCCAATACAGTAACTATACTGTTACTTTGAATTGATAGTCAGGAATAAAAGATGAATGAAGTCTTGCTTGCTGTATTTGCGGGTTTTATCGTTGGGATTCTATTCTCGGCAATAAAGCTACCGATCCCTGCACCACCTGTATTATCTGGTGTCATGGGGATAGTTGGAGTCTATTTAGGTGGTGTTTGCTACCAATGGATAGTAGAACGCTTTATGCAATAACAGTATATTATTTAAATACTAATGTGATTAGTAATTAGTACAACTACAGCCAAGGTATGGCTGTATTAATCACGGTGACAAGGATAGCAATTGGTCAATTCACCAAGTCTTCACGGAACCAAGTCCGTTCATTGAGTTTGGATGCACTATTCATACCTATAATGACATTGGCATCTAAACTATTAACCTTCGGAGAACAAAATGAGCGATTTGAAAGTTGCCGCACTGCGTGCACTTAAACTAATGGATTTAACAACACTAAACGACGACGATACTGATCAAAAAGTGATTGATTTGTGTCATGCAGCTAAAACGCCAGTAGGCAGTACTGCGGCAATCTGTATCTATCCTCGCTTTATCCCTATTGCCAAGAAAACATTACGTGAACAGGGTTCTGATAATGTAACCATTGCAACGGTAACCAACTTCCCTCACGGCAATGACGATATCGATATTGCGGTTGCTGAAACCAAAGCAGCGGTTGCCTACGGTGCTGATGAAGTTGATGTAGTATTTCCATACCGAGCACTAATGGCGGGTAATGCCGACGTTGGCTTTGAGTTGGTCAAGCAATGTAAGGCTGCGTGCGGCGATATCCTGTTGAAAGTGATTATCGAAACTGGTGAGCTAAAAGAAGAAGCCTTGATAAAGCAAGCCTCAGAGATCTGTATTAAAGCTGGTGCAGATTTCATTAAAACCTCAACTGGTAAAGTACCAGTTAACGCAACCCCAGAATATGCTCGCATGATGTTAGAAGTTATCCGTGATATGGGAGTGACAAACGTTGGCTTTAAACCAGCCGGTGGCGTGCGCAGTGCTGAAGATGCTGCGCAATATTTAGCTATGGCTGATGATATTCTTGGTGATTCTTGGGCAGATAGACGCCATTACCGCTTTGGTGCTTCGAGCTTGCTGACAAACCTACTTAATACCTTAGAAGTAACAGACCAGAAAGCAGATCCAGCTGCATACTAATAGTCTGAGAAGGCTCGTACTTTTATAGAGTAACGCGCCTTTGTTTTTAATAATTTATCCTACAATCAAAAATTTTAACGCGGTTATCGAGTGTTTTAGCCGGCTAGGATGAACAGTTATTTACTATGATTGGTATAAAGGTAGGGCTTTATGTATTTACCTCAAGAAATTATTCGTAAGAAGCGTGACGGTGAAATCCTTACCGCAGATGAAATCAACTTCTTTATTCAAGGTGTAACAAAAGAAAGCGTATCTGAGGGTCAGATCGCAGCTTTTGCTATGGCAATATTTTTTAATGAAATGACTATGCCAGAGCGTATAGCATTAACTTGTGCGATGCGAGATTCAGGCATGGTACTTGATTGGACACATATGGAATTCGATGGCCCGGTGGTGGATAAGCATTCTACTGGTGGTGTTGGCGATGTTACCTCATTGATGCTTGGCCCTATGGTTGCAGCATGTGGTGGGTATGTGCCAATGATATCTGGACGCGGATTGGGCCATACTGGAGGCACTTTAGATAAGTTAGAGTCTATTCCTGGCTATAATATTGTGCCAACTAATGATGTCTTTGGTTTAGTAACTAAAGATGCAGGGGTAGCCATTATTGGACAAACAGGTGATCTAGCTCCTGCTGATAAGCGGGTATACGCCACTCGTGATATCACTGCCACTGTTGATAATATTTCTCTTATTACAGCATCTATTTTGTCTAAAAAATTAGCGGCGGGTTTAGGCTCGCTAGTAATGGATGTAAAAGTCGGGTCCGGCGCCTTTATGCCAACCTATACCGCATCTGAAGAGTTGGCACGCTCTATTGTCGCAGTAGCAAACGGTGCTGGTACTAAAACCACGGCAATTTTAACGGATATGAACCAGGTATTAGCTTCTTCTGCGGGCAATGCAGTTGAGGTTCGTGAAGCGGTACGCTTCTTAACTGGAGAGTATCGCAACCCACGTCTCCTAGAAGTTACGATGGCTTGCTGTAAAGAAATGTTAGTACTAAGTGGCTTAGCTGTTGATTCCGAGCATGCCGAACAACAACTGATTCAAGTATTGGATAATGGTAAGGCGGCTGAATGTTTTAACAAGATGGTTGCAGGCCTAGGTGGGCCAAGTGACTTTGTTGAAAATTATCAAAGCTATCTTCCCCAGGCAGAAGTCATTAAGCCGGTATTTTCTGATAAAGCGGGAACCGTTATCGCTATGGATACCCGCGCTATCGGTATGGCTGTGGTTGCTATGGGTGGTGGTCGCAGGGTCGCAAGCGATCAAATCGACTATGCAGTAGGTTTTGATCAATTCATTCAATTGGGGCAAGTGGTTGATAACAATTCTCCTATTGCAGTAATTCATGCACGAAATGAGCAGCAGTGGCAGCAAGCCGCTGAGTTACTGAAAGCTGCCTTGGAAGTAGGAGAAGCCAGTCAATACAAGGCAACGCCTAATGTTTACACCCAAATCCGTGCACAAGATATAGAGTGAGATTGCTAATATGAAAAGATCAATAATTCTCGTACTGGACTCGTTTGGTATTGGCGCTAGCGAAGATGCGGATAAGTTTGGTGATGTTGGCTCTGATACCTTAGGGCATATAGCTGAGCAGTGTGCTAAAGGGCTGGCTAATAGTGATACCCGCAGTGGACCATTAACCCTTCCCAACCTTTCTCGATTAGGTCTCGGTCTCGCGGCCGAAGAGTCAACGGGAATATTTCCTATTGGTTTGGATAAAGAGGCCGATATTATTGGAGCATATGGGCATGCCGCTGAAATTTCTTCAGGTAAAGATACCCCATCAGGGCACTGGGAAATAGCAGGTGTTCCAGTGTTATTTGAGTGGGGTTACTTTAGTGATAAGCAACAAAGCTTTCCTAAAGCCCTTCTCGATAAAATTGTCGAGCGTTCAGGTATTCCTGGGTTTCTTGGTAATTGCCACGCATCCGGTACCCAGGTATTAGACGACCTAGGTGAAGAACACATGCAAACCGGCAAGCCTATTTTCTATACTTCCGCTGATTCTGTATTCCAGATTGCATGCCATGAACAAAGTTATGGCTTAGATAAACTGATGGAATTGTGTCATATCGTTCGTGAGGAACTTGAAGGCTACAATATTGGCCGCGTTATCGCGCGCCCATTTATTGGTGAAAAAGCAGGATCCTTCCAAAGGACGGGTAATCGCAGAGATCTATCTATTGAACCTCCTGCGCCAACCGTATTGCAAAAACTAGTGGAAGAGAAACAAGGTGAAGTCATTTCTGTGGGTAAGATTGCAGACATCTACGCACATTGTGGTATTACCCAAAAGGTTAAGGCGACAGGCCTAGAAGGCTTGTTTGATTTAACCAAACAACAAATCAAACAAGCGGGTGACAATACGATTGTATTTACCAACTTTGTTGATTTCGATTCAGCTTATGGACATCGTCGAGATGTAGCCGGTTACGCGGAGGCTCTAGAGTACTTTGATAAAAGACTCCCAGAGATCTATGAGCTACTTCAACCAAATGATGTGCTTATCTTAACTGCCGATCATGGCTGTGACCCGACGTGGCAGGGAACAGATCATACCCGTGAACATATACCCGTATTGGTTTACGGTGAGACGGTTAAAGCTGGCTCTCTGGGGCGCCGCTCAACATTTGCCGATATCGGACAAAGTTTAGCGCAGTACTTTGGTACATCGAAAATGGATTATGGAACTAACTTCCTTTAAACAACGAATAACGAAAGGATAATAAAATAATGGCTACTCCTCATATTAATGCTGAAATGGGTGATTTTGCAGACGTTGTATTGATGCCGGGTGACCCGTTGCGAGCAAAGTATATTGCAGAGACTTTTCTTGATGATACCGTACAAGTATGTGACGTGCGTAATATGTACGGATTTACCGGTACCTATAAAGGGCGTCGAATCTCAGTAATGGGCCATGGTATGGGTATCCCATCTTGCTCTATTTATGCGACAGAGTTAATTAAAGACTATGGCGTTAAAAAGATAATTCGAGTGGGCAGTTGTGGTGCGGTGCGTGATGATGTAAATCTACGCGATGTTGTTATTGGTATCGGTGCATGCACAGACTCTAAAGTAAACCGTATCCGTTTTAAGGACCATGACTTTGCAGCGATTGCAGATTACGGCATGGCTAGAAACGCAGAGCTTGCGGCTCAGAAACTAGGTATCGACGTTAAAGTAGGTAACCTATTTTCAGCTGAGTTGTTCTACACGCCTGACCCTGAAATGTTCGATGTTCTAGACAAATACGGTATCTTAGGGGTCGAAATGGAAGCGGCTGGTATGTACGGCCTTGCAGCTGAATATGGTGCTAAATGTTTGGCTATTTGTACTGTATCTGACCATATCAAGCGTGGTGAGCAAACGACCTCAGATGAGCGAGCAACGACGTTTAATGAGATGATGGAAGTCGCTCTTGAATCTGTATTATTAGGTGATGAATAACCTATTTAGTTAGCTATTTGTGAAAACGCTTGGCATATTGCCAAGCGTTTTTTTTTATTTTTGAGGCCTTAACAATAAGGTGATTAGCACACCGGAAATAAAGCTTAGCAATATCATAAGCAGCATCGAGCGATCGCTGTTACGATAATGGTGATCTGAAAATGCAGTAAGCCGTCCTTTCTCAAAAGTGACCCGTACATAGCCGATAATAGCTTTTTGAGCGTAGATGGGTTCAACTAGCTGTTGCTTTCCGATACCTGCTGAGGCTAGTGGTGTATCTAACCCTAATGATTCGCGTGCGGTTGTCGCTTTGTTACTTGCGGCAAGCTTTACACCTTTGCTGTCATAGATGGTGACATCGTCTACTAAAGTATCTTTGGCCAAGCGGTTTGCCAATTCACGCAGTTTCTCTTGATCCGCTCTAATCATAAGCTCACTGGCCGATAAAGAGGCTTGAGATATGAGAAGCTTTGTCAGCGTCTGTAACTGTTTAAATTGAATCTGTTGATTACCTTGGCTAATAAAAAAGCTGCTGCGTACAATAGTTACAAACATCAGTGCCAGTAGCGCAATACTAATCGCTTTAATAAAAACCTTAATAGAAAATAGTGAGTCACTCATATATTTAATGCTTTACCTTGAGACAAATTTCATAGTGGGACTTGCGCTTATAAATTGCAATAGGGTAAGTTGCTGTATAGCGTACAATTCCAAGGAAAGAGCACCATGCCCGTTTCACACCTTAAGTTTTCAGATTCTACACTTCCCGAGAATCATTCGTTAGCAATCGTATTCTCAAAAAAAGAAATTCATGCCCTAGTTGAGTCTACTTCAATCTATGCCTCATGGCAGATAGCGGGTTATAACGTATTATTAATTGATGTAGACACCCTTAAAGGTTTGAGTTCTAGCTTTGCTGATTACCAGATTGATTCAGTTTGTGTCGATGCGCTGCCGAACCTTTCTGAGCCAGGAATTGCCTTGTTTGATATGGACTCAACCTTGATTCAGATTGAGTGTATTGATGAAATTGCCAAGCTTGCCGGAGTTGGGGATGAGGTATCAGAGGTCACCGAGCGTGCCATGCAAGGTGAGCTTGATTTTGAACAGAGCCTGCGCCAACGAGTTGGCAAGCTTGCCGATGCCCCTGAATCAATCTTAGAGCAAGTGCGAGTATCCCTTCCTTTGATGCCAGAAGCCAAACTTCTTATCGAACAGTTGCAACAGTTCGGTTGGAAGGTGGCGGTTGCATCGGGTGGCTTTACCTATTTTTCTGATTTCTTAAAACAGAGTTTAGCGCTGGATTTTGCCCGTTCAAACCAACTCGAGATTATTGACGGTGTACTTACTGGTCGCGTTATTGGTGATGTGGTTTCAGCTGAAACCAAAGCTGAGATACTACGAGAGCTTAGGGGGACGTATAATATTCCAAAATCAAATAGCGTAGCAGTTGGTGATGGAGCGAATGATTTAGTCATGATGGCCGAGTCCGGCTTAGGTATTGCGTATCACGCAAAGCCAAAGGTTGAGCAACAAGCGCAAGCTGCCATAAAATATTCAGCACTGGGCGGTGTACTTTGCATTCTAAGTGCCTCTCTAGTTATTCAACAATGTAAGAAATAAGTAATCATGGCAAAAGTAAAAACAGCCTACGTATGTAACGATTGCGGTGCAGATTTCCCTCGTTGGCAGGGGCAATGTAATGCTTGTGGCGCGTGGAATACCATCACTGAAGTAAAGCTGGCAGCCTCTCCATCTGTGGCGAGAAATGAGCGACTTACTGGGTATGCTGGAAATGCAACCCAGTCGCAAGTTCAGATACTTGCAGACATAGACCTGCAAGAGGTTCCAAGGTTTAGTTCAACCTTTAGAGAGTTTGACCGTGTCTTAGGTGGCGGCATTGTTCCTGGTGCTGCGATCTTGATTGGTGGTAATCCGGGCGCAGGTAAATCAACCTTGTTATTGCAGACTATGTGCCGCCTAGCAACTGACTTACCAACACTGTATGTAACAGGGGAAGAGTCGTTACAACAAGTGGCGATGCGTGCATCTCGCTTGGGGTTACCCAAAGATAAGCTAAAGATGCTTTCTGAGACGAATGTCGACAAAATTTGTCAGGTAGCTGAAAAAGAGCAACCAAAAGTAATGGTTATTGATTCGATACAGGTTATGCATGTATCGGATGTACAGTCTTCTCCAGGTACAGTAGCGCAAGTGCGCGAATCCGCAACGGCGTTAACTCGCTATGCTAAGCAAAATAATGTGGCCATATTTCTGGTGGGGCATGTAACTAAAGATGGCTCTCTAGCGGGACCAAAAGTTCTAGAGCATATTATTGATTGCTCAGTGTTATTAGATGGCAGTACAGACAGTCGATTTAGAACCCTACGCAGTCATAAAAACCGTTTTGGTGCGGTAAATGAGTTAGGCGTGTTCGCCATGACGGGGGAGGGTTTAAAAGAGGTTTCTAATCCATCGGCAATTTTTCTTTCTCGTGGTGAGGAGCAAACCAGCGGTAGCTCGGTAATGGTTATCTGGGAAGGGACTCGTCCTTTGCTTATTGAGATACAAGCGTTAGTGGATTACTCTCAGCTAGCAAACCCTCGACGCATAGCGGTTGGCCTAGAACAGAATCGCTTGTCAATGCTACTTGCTGTATTGCATAAGCATGGCGGAATGCAGATGGCTGACCAGGATGTATTTGTCAATGTAGTAGGCGGAGTTAAGGTTTCAGAAACCAGTGCTGATTTAGCTTTAGTCATGGCGTTGTTATCTAGTTTTAGGGATAGATCGCTACCTAAAGATGCGGTTATTTTTGGTGAAGTAGGCTTAGCAGGGGAGATCCGTCCAGTCCCTAGTGGGCAAGAGCGGTTAAATGAAGCCTTCAAACATGGCTTTACTCAAGCCATTGTGCCGTTTTCTAATATGCCAAAGGGTGGGATTCCAGGTATGAGAATTCACGCTGTAAAAAACCTATCAGAAGCTATCCAAGCATTTGATGAAATGTGATGAAAACCAGCTTTCCAGATGTATAAAAGTCACCTATATTTTTTGAATTGGAAAAAATTAATGTTTTTTCCCTCGACATGCACGCAAGGCTATCAGTCTGTACAGATTATGGTATACTCAGCGCGCATTTTATATCCTATTGATAGAGTAAAACGATGACTGATTTATCAAAATACAGAAATATTGGTATTTTCGCGCACGTTGATGCGGGTAAAACCACGACAACTGAGCGTATCCTAAAGCTTACCGGCCAGATCCACAAAACTGGTGAAGTTCATGATGGTGAATCAACTACTGACTTCATGGAACAGGAAGCTGAGCGCGGTATTACTATCCAGTCAGCAGCCGTAAGCTGTTTCTGGAAAGATCACCGTCTAAACGTTATCGATACTCCTGGACACGTTGACTTCACAGTTGAAGTTTACCGTTCACTTAAAGTACTTGATGGCGGTGTTGGCGTATTCTGTGGTTCTGGTGGTGTTGAACCACAATCAGAAACTAACTGGCGTTACGCTAACGAATCAGAAGTAGCTCGTCTGATTTTCGTTAACAAACTAGACCGTATGGGTGCAGATTTCTACAACGTTGTTGACCAAGTTAAAAACGTTCTAGGTGCAACTCCTCTAGTTATGGTTCTACCAATCGGCCGCGAAGATGAATTCGTTGGTGTTGTAGACCTTCTAACTCGTAAAGCATACGTTTGGGATGACACTGGTCTTCCTGAAAACTACGAAATCCAAGATGTTCCTGCGGACATGGTTGACGACGTAGAGCAATACCGTGAAGAGCTAATCGAGACAGCTGTTGAGCAAGACGATGACCTAATGATGGCTTACATGGACGGCGAAGAGCCTTCTATCGAAGACATTAAGCGTTGTATCCGTAAAGGTACTAACGAACTAGCGTTCTTCCCAACATACTGTGGTTCTGCATTTAAGAACAAGGGCGTACAAATCGTTCTTGACGCAGTTGTTGATTACCTACCTTCTCCAACAGAAGTTGATCCTCAACCTCTTATGGACGAAGAAGGCAACGAAACTGGCAACCACGCTATCGTGTCTGCTGACGAAACATTCAAAGCGCTTGCATTCAAAATCATGGATGACCGCTTCGGTGCTCTAACTTTCGTTCGTATTTACTCTGGTAAATTGAACAAAGGTGACACCATCTTGAACTCATTCACTGGTAAAACAGAGCGTGTTGGCCGTATGGTTGAGATGCAAGCTGATGACCGTAACGAACTAACTAGCGCACAAGCTGGTGACATCATTGCGATCGTTGGTATGAAGAACGTTCAAACTGGTCACACTCTATGTGATCCAAAAGATCAAGTAACTCTAGAGCCAATGGTATTCCCAACTCCAGTAATCTCTATCGCTGTATCTCCAAAAGATAAAGGCGGTTCTGAAAAAATGGGTATCGCTATCGGTAAAATGGTTGCAGAAGATCCATCTTTCCAAGTTGAAACTGACGAAGAAACTGGCGAAACCATCCTTAAAGGTATGGGTGAGCTTCACCTAGACATCAAAGTTGACATCCTTAAGCGTACTTACGGTGTTGACCTAACTGTTGGTGCTCCTCAGGTTGCTTACCGTGAAACTATCACTCAACCAATTGAAGATAGCTACACGCATAAGAAACAGTCTGGTGGTTCTGGTCAGTTCGGTAAGATCGACTACCGCATCAAGCCAGGCGAAGCTGGTTCAGGTTTCTCGTTCAAATCATCAGTTGTTGGTGGTAACGTTCCTAAGGAATTCTGGCCTGCAGTTGAGAAAGGTTTTGCATCTATGATGGAAAACGGTGTTCTTGCTGGTTTCCCAACTCTAGACGTTGAAGTTGAACTATTCGACGGTGGCTTCCACGCAGTGGATTCATCTGCAATCGCATTTGAAATCGCAGCGAAAGGCGCATTCCGTCAATCAATGCCTAAAGCTGGTGCTCAACTTCTTGAGCCAATCATGCACGTTGACGTGTTCACTCCAGACGATCACGTAGGTGACGTTATCGGTGACCTTAACCGTCGTCGTGGTATGATCAAAGATCAACAAGCTGGTGTTACTGGTGTTCGTATTAAAGCTGACGTACCTCTTTCTGAGATGTTCGGCTACATCGGTCACCTACGTACAATTACTTCTGGTCGTGGTCAGTTCTCTATGGAGTTCTCTCACTACGCAGCATGCCCAATGAACGTGGCAGAAGAAGTAATTGCTAAAGTTAAAGAAGAAAAAGCTAAGAAGTAATTCTTAGGTAATCTTTTAAGCTTTAATAAAGCCCCGATAGCGAAAGCTATCGGGGCTTTTGTTTTTGAACTATTCTAAAGTGACGACAATAGTGGTAAGGGAGTTACCATGGTAATAGAGAGGGATTTTTTGACAAAGAGTAGGGCTAATAGACTCTTGTCGGGCGTTTTTTTTCTTTCAATATTTTTAAATTACCATGCGTACTGGTCTTTTTGGCTGATAGCAGCTGTGCAGTGTGTCTATATCCTTTATATTAGGCAGCAAACTAAGCTTAGGGTTAGATTCAATTACGCTAGCCCTAGTGTGATGCTATTTATTGGCTTT
Above is a genomic segment from Vibrio gallicus containing:
- the radA gene encoding DNA repair protein RadA, with amino-acid sequence MAKVKTAYVCNDCGADFPRWQGQCNACGAWNTITEVKLAASPSVARNERLTGYAGNATQSQVQILADIDLQEVPRFSSTFREFDRVLGGGIVPGAAILIGGNPGAGKSTLLLQTMCRLATDLPTLYVTGEESLQQVAMRASRLGLPKDKLKMLSETNVDKICQVAEKEQPKVMVIDSIQVMHVSDVQSSPGTVAQVRESATALTRYAKQNNVAIFLVGHVTKDGSLAGPKVLEHIIDCSVLLDGSTDSRFRTLRSHKNRFGAVNELGVFAMTGEGLKEVSNPSAIFLSRGEEQTSGSSVMVIWEGTRPLLIEIQALVDYSQLANPRRIAVGLEQNRLSMLLAVLHKHGGMQMADQDVFVNVVGGVKVSETSADLALVMALLSSFRDRSLPKDAVIFGEVGLAGEIRPVPSGQERLNEAFKHGFTQAIVPFSNMPKGGIPGMRIHAVKNLSEAIQAFDEM
- the fusA gene encoding elongation factor G — encoded protein: MTDLSKYRNIGIFAHVDAGKTTTTERILKLTGQIHKTGEVHDGESTTDFMEQEAERGITIQSAAVSCFWKDHRLNVIDTPGHVDFTVEVYRSLKVLDGGVGVFCGSGGVEPQSETNWRYANESEVARLIFVNKLDRMGADFYNVVDQVKNVLGATPLVMVLPIGREDEFVGVVDLLTRKAYVWDDTGLPENYEIQDVPADMVDDVEQYREELIETAVEQDDDLMMAYMDGEEPSIEDIKRCIRKGTNELAFFPTYCGSAFKNKGVQIVLDAVVDYLPSPTEVDPQPLMDEEGNETGNHAIVSADETFKALAFKIMDDRFGALTFVRIYSGKLNKGDTILNSFTGKTERVGRMVEMQADDRNELTSAQAGDIIAIVGMKNVQTGHTLCDPKDQVTLEPMVFPTPVISIAVSPKDKGGSEKMGIAIGKMVAEDPSFQVETDEETGETILKGMGELHLDIKVDILKRTYGVDLTVGAPQVAYRETITQPIEDSYTHKKQSGGSGQFGKIDYRIKPGEAGSGFSFKSSVVGGNVPKEFWPAVEKGFASMMENGVLAGFPTLDVEVELFDGGFHAVDSSAIAFEIAAKGAFRQSMPKAGAQLLEPIMHVDVFTPDDHVGDVIGDLNRRRGMIKDQQAGVTGVRIKADVPLSEMFGYIGHLRTITSGRGQFSMEFSHYAACPMNVAEEVIAKVKEEKAKK